The Oncorhynchus kisutch isolate 150728-3 linkage group LG8, Okis_V2, whole genome shotgun sequence DNA segment ATCCCTTTACAAATAAAATGACAGCTCTACTCTAGAATAATTCACTGATATTTATCATACCCTTACATACCATATACACAATCCCCTGTAACACAAAAACACAGGCATTATCATATTTATTCTGTTCAGCTATAAAAACAGATCATAGAGGTGGTTAAGTATAGGTACTGTAGGTAAAGTATTACATTGCATTGATGAGTCTCATTGAATATATAAAATGTGTTCATAATTGGTATTCTTTGGAAATTCTGTGATATTCAGTGACATTTCAGTTTGGTGTATGCTACTGTTGTCATGGGATGCTGTGGGATAATTAATTGCAGGTAATGGGATACTTTCAATATAAGTGGATAAATAGATTTAGGCTCTTAAATCCTGATCCAGGAAGGCAGttgacatgcccccccccccccctcccccctattTGGAAGGGCAAAGCGGACAGGTGGTTATCTTAGTCATACAGTGGGTGCCACATGGCGATCTGCTTACGGGGGTTGTCTAGCATTTGCTGCCAGTGTTGGAGGCCAGTGTTAGAGGCCTGTAAACCCAGCTGACAGCGGCCCAGGGACTCCTGCTCACCAGGACCTGCCTGGTTCAACACCTCCAAGTCCAGACTGGATTTAGACAGAAGCTCGCGGGGAACCTCCAGCATCATCATCTCATTCCACACTGGGTTCATCTTGTGCTTGACCCTTCGCGTctgcttcttcttcctcctcagcTTGGTAGTCTGGTGCTTCAGGGCCAGTTTCACAGACAGGTCTAGGAACAAGGAACGAGGCTTTCACTACAATGACATCCACCAACCAAAATATTTTTCTATCTTAGCATACTCTAGCGTCAACCTGTGGATGGACTACCCATTCACGGTTGTATGGTTTAATGAGCAGTTGTAGGCGTCATACAGCGGCAATGGGTTAAATTAATAAACAGGGTGTACCTATGGAGTTCTTCAGCTTGTCTGACTGTAGTCCTcgagccttcatcaccactactcCCAGCCGGTTGGCTGCAGGCAGGTAACTTATAGACAGCAGGAGCTCTCCAGCTGCCTGGACATCCTGCTGATTGTAGTCAATAGTCAATTACACCAATTCACTGTGATTAGAACAGGTCACATGAAAACGTTTCCTCTGCAAATAATGTCAAAAACACACAGCGGGAACAACACATAGCAGACTTTAATATACATAGGTTAGAACAAATATCAACAAGCAATGTCCATTTATGAATGACAATAAGGTACGCCTGTTACCTTGACACCATCATTAGCGGACACAAAGGTCTGATTCACTAGTAATCAAATGGACTGGATGAATGGCTGAGTGAGTCACCTCTAGGATAAGACTAGGATTCATTAGGCACAGATCCTTATAATCCCTGCCATTATGCTTCTGATGCTACTGGTGAATCTCATATTGATCTGAAATTGTGCCACTTTGGTAAATGGTCTTCCTGCGTGGGTTAGGGGCATTGCAACTCCTACACATACTGCAATATGTCCCAATATGTCACTTTACTAAGTGGAATATCAGAGACTCTTACAACCAGGAAAGAGTCTGTCGTAAAAGTAATATCATATAAACGTAATGCGTAATATGTGTGTAGGAGAGGCTTTacagtcaaactgttatcatgCACAACCAAACTGTGTGGAGGGTTGATTTGTGAAAGTAATTGATATCTAGGGTCTTTGGTCATCCAGTAGTGCACATATGAGGAAGAGGTTCGTATTATGTTCAAACAGGCCACACACAAAAATAGGGAGCCCACTAATGGACAAAAAGTCAAGGATTGTGCATTAGCCAATATGCAGCATAGACGAGGCATGATTGTCTTTTTAAGGGATGCTTGAAAATGACATGTTAACTACATCATTCTAACAGCACCAAAGAGCACAGTACAATTTTACAGCTTGAGCATCCCTTTATAGTCTGCGATACATAGCAAGTAAACCCTTTAAAGTAGCAGCCTGACTCACTCTTTGATTTGCTGTGAGCAATAGATCAAAGGGTGGGGGGTAAGTAATCGATGCAAAGGGAATGGGGtagtcttgtttttttttaaattagtgtTCTTCTCTGAGTCATAACTCTGCACATCCACATCCAAATCAACAGTTTTGTGaaaatgtttctctctctttcagtggACGTCTGATAAATCAAacatcttctctctttcttcagtGGAGTATCATAGTGTGTAATCTCCTGAGGAGCTACAGCACagtctactgctgtgtgtgtcgtCACTGGCTTCTGTCGGCCCCATCTGCCCCCTGTGTTCTCTTTATGCAGCTATGACCATTAAATAAAGAGCTGAAAAACTTCTCACTGTGTTCAATTAGAAATCATTTATAGCTATTCTCCCGCGGCGGTGTATCACTTGCGTCACAGCCTACATCAGACAAAACTGCCGCCTTCCCCTCCCTGCAtttctcagcctcctcctgtcctctccatctcctctatctGCTCTTTGTCTTTGGCAAAGACTGATTTCTCTCGTGTCATCCTCGTATCTCTCTCCGTCATCTCCCTCTCGTGCATCATCCCTGTTTGTGATTCCTGGCAGGACTTCATGCTCTCTTGCGCATCCCAGAAGAAAGATAGTCCCAAGGGTTTGTGATGACGTAGATTCTGATCTCCTGCCTAGCTCTTGGAGGCTTACGATGGAGCTGCCAGGAAGGACTGGAGAGCTGGCAGTTTTTTTATTAAATCCCTATTTGCATTCAGGTGTCCTTGTAGCTGAAGTTTTGAAGAACAGCTTGTGGGTGGACAGAATGAGCTGTTCcgaaagaaaagagaaagaatatCATATTGGGGTTTCTTATAATTCCCTTTTTTTATTTAAAGTTTCCCAGCCTTGCAAATGGATCAGAGACTGAATAAACTTGCAGTATACATTTTGTCTCTGTATGTACTCAATCCTTTCAGAGATTTCTATCAAAACGTCCAACAACAATCTCTCTTTCAACACTATATACAAATACTCCCTGTGCCACTGAGAATGAGGCATGAAATGGATTTCCTTTTTCTGTAGCGGTTTGAGTAGCTGtccttttaacctaaatcctcTTTAGGTTAACATAAAGCCGGATGGTTGTCGCTTTATCTTGAGGAGGCTTGACAGTGCTTGTTACAGGGTAGccatacagacaggcagaccaaACCTAGCTATTGAGATAAATGAGTTTGGCCTTGAGTAAAAACGATTTTGATCACAGTGCCTAGTATTCAGTTTCACCAGATCCACAGAACAGTTGTTCAGTTTGAGAGCTGGGATGGCTCAAGTCACTATCAGATCACCGAGGGGTAAGGGCTCTCGAAGGACGCCATGGCAACGCCTACTTTTCTATAACGAACACCTGACAGCCCAGAGAAGCACAGGTTAGAGATAGTGGAAACACACAAAATATCAGTGACTCAGCCAATACATCTCACCCCAATTCAGAATCCCTCATCATACCACCCAATCTTCAAAAGAAGATAAACAGTTACAGTACTCAAACTATATCTATGATGGTCTCAAAGAGGAACACAGTCCTATACAAttcaatttacaaaaatataataatattaaAAGAGGAACTGCACGCGCTGATTTGGCTCCTTTTATGGCTCGCTGCGGCCTTCTGGGAGAGAGCTGGGAGCCTTTGAgaggttcatggctctgttcaaGGCAGTCTTTGACCATCCTCTCAGAGggcagaaagggaggggagataCTTCTCCAGCGGGGTGCCCAGACCGCTGCGGAGTATGCCCTCACCTTTCGGACTGTGTCAGCCTCCAGCAGATGGAATGAGCCGGATCACCGCACTCTTTTCCGGTGAGGATTTCGCAAAGAGGTCCAGACGAAGTTGGCGTGTCGAGATGACAACCTATCCTTGGACGCACTCATCGCGATGGCCATCCGTCTGGATAACCTTCTTCTGGAGCACCGGCACCTACCTCTCTCCTCGCCCTCCTGCTTTGGCTGTCCTGAggcagagcctgaacccatgcAGGTAGGGGCCACACACCTTTCCACGGTAGAGCGGCATTGCCGGAGACAGCTGGGGCTCTGTTCTTATTGCGGCCAGGAGGGGCACCAGCTTCAGTGGTGTCTGGTGCGTTCCAACCCGGGGTCCACTATGACAGAGGGGCGGCCATGTATGCGTACAAACTAATCTCCCCGGCACGCTCCAGCAGCGAAACTACTTCCCCTTCCTGTGCCTCAGCGGCCTTGGTCCCATCTGTCCATAGACTTTGTTACTGATCTCCCCCCCATCTGATGGTTTCACCACTGTTATGGTTATTGTGGACAGATTTTCCAAATCCTGCcgttttatccctctctctggtctccttaCCGCTCTCCAGGTGGCAGAGGCACTGTTCCAGCAGGTCTTCCAGCACTATGGCCTTCTGTAGGACGTCGTCTCTGACCATGGCCCCCAATTCACATCGCGGGTATGGAGAGCCTTCATGGAGAAGCTGGAGGCCATGGCCAGCCTCGCATTCGGGTACCGGCCTTGGtccaacgggcaggtggagagtaccgaccaggagctggggaggttctTAAGGAGTCACTGCCAGGACCGACTGGGGGAGGGGCCCGGTACTGTCATGCATACTCCCACTCACCCTCTCCAGTGATTGACATTACCAGTCAACTAACCACAGGCCCTGGCAACCATTATtatgcacacctgctccccatcattatgcacacctggacttcatcaactTGATTACCgtccctttatttagccctcggtagcctcagtcatcaggcagtattggtttgatttgattcacGTTCTGTACACTTGTTTTATTTATCTGCATTTATCATTATTAAACTCAcgttctgcacctgcttcctgactccagGCGTATTCGTGACACTCCTCAAGAAATGCCTGCGGCTATGACAGAAAACAAACTTGAGTtggcttgggggtgtggtttgatgtgggtgtttcttaCGTGGGCCCTTTCCACCACCAGGACACAACCATCTGTCAGAACCTTGCCCGCAGCCGTTTCCTCCCACTCAATCTCAACAAACCTCCTGGAGGTTGAGTTGAATAACTACAGATGCGTGAGGAGATGACGGAGAAAACTTTGAATAGGTCAGTAGCCTATAGAGTAATAACGAGAAGAATGCAATTGCTGAATGCATGTATACATTTTAAACTAAGTGTTTTGATAACGTTTAAAATGTAGCAACAGTTCCATGTAGAAtaaacaaccctttacataataccgtagaagcagtgttctgctaaCATAACAATGAGCACCTTTCATTGTCATTCCCAGTCGATACAGATACTGTGCCTATCAGCCTGTCAAGTGGTAGTGGGGCTACCTTGgcaaacatgtcagagtggtcataccttcctgtgtgAAATCCCATATGCAACAGGAGTTCCCTGATCAGATGCAGAattacacagggtttctccctccccatattgactgacaCCATTCAATGCAATCATTTTAAAAAAGACAATACAAGTAAAAGAATGTTTCTAGTAAAATGTTTATGCCGAGTGCAAgatctctctccattcagagacatctgTATCAAGCTCATCTGTCAGTCTGGACTTCATCTCATCATCTTGCAAGTCTTCATGTGCTGGCTCCATTCATGTTTCTGTTAACACATGCACATagtcactgttctattaccaatggcagttagGATAGGTAATATCTGACACACAAACGGGTGTTATGTTGAAGTTTGAACAAGTCAGACAAGACCTACCTAATTCTGTTCTCTCTATCAACGACCGTTGGTGAGCAGGCAAGAGGTGAGGCTGGAGGTGAGGTCTTTGCCAGAGCCCCTTTGATGGGCATAGCAGCATAGATCAGCTCCTGGCCCCTCATCAAAGATACTggtcggtcacacacacacagagcactgatTATGATTAGCCTGGTGGATCCAACCTGAACGCTGGGTTCATctttctatttcacttcagatCAAGCTTGTTCCACCAAGCTCGCTTATGCCCCGGACATTATATGCATCTAAAAAGGTAGAAAATAAGCAACAAGTAATGTCAGTTTACATCAATTATGTTTCACAATTGCGCTATCAGAATGTATCAAAGTAACGAAGCGGGTTACCTTGTGTATTTGTACAAATGATGAGCCTGTGAAAGCTGTTGCCGCCGACAAGTGAAGGTTGGTGGCCGGATACTTGCAATAGGAATGCTCACAGCGAGGGCAAGTCTGCATGATGCTGATGAGGGCCCTCTTGCTGGTCTCTATGCTGCATGTTTGGCTGCAAACCTAACATCTCTGGAACAACCATATTTATTTGTGCCCTACCTGGACACTAACTTAGAGTGGCATGGAAACATGATTACATCGCTAAAGTAACCAAATAATTAGTGTTATATAAATAATCTAATATAAAGCGTTACTAGCAGACCAAAGCTCTGGTTAAACCGGATGCCCTCAGATAACTCTGGGCCCAGTGTCCTCAGTCAAGTCTAGAGCCTGTGTGCAATAACTTGATTATCCGAAGGACACACAGCTGCCATCACGCAAATATACTCCCCTGTAAACTACAAAGAGCAGCCTGCAACACTAACGAGCTTAGAAGTGCCAAGCTATCTCACTGACATTGACCCTTGCATGCACTCCTGCAAAGACAGGAAACACCTGAGCCTAAAGCAGACATTACCAGTCCCTAAATCCACGCTTCCTTGACACACATACATCTCATGAAGCACTGTACACTcacactctaccccccccctACTGGTCGGGTGCCAAGAGCAAAGGACTttgctgtgcaccaatggggccCGCTCTGGCTAGAGCAAGGCCCGCCTCCAACTCTtcaggaccagtcagaagaccaacaTGACGAGACTCCACCTACATTATTCTGTGTATACATTCTTCTGTAAACTCTGGCTGAGGAGCCTAATTATTCTGACTCCTCACAGAGTCACATTCCTTAGGTCCGTGCACGATAAACGGCAGGACATGATAACTTTGACCAATAAACTGCCTTTTTGATACACCTgattccactctgtccagcgtcgtTGTTTTGCATTCCCTCTCCAGTATGAAACACCAACATTAGTATGATACAACTTTGCCATAGTATGGTGTCGTCAAATCAACTTTAGAGAGATGGCAATGTTGCCATTACTGTTACGAGCAAAGTTTGTAAAGAAAAATTAGCTAGCactgctaatgttagctaactaaaaTACGGTGGTCCCCTCAATCTTAGAACATCAGTCATGACAAAAGGCTTTCCTATTAATGATTTGCCTTCTTTTGAAATGTTAACGTTTCTCCATGCCAAATCTGAGTTGGATTTAGGTAGGCTAacgctagccagctagctagctaacatcagctATGTTAGCGATGATAGTGATAATGATTATCAGTAAACATAACAAGATACATAACCAGCAGTCTATGGTCTAGTTACCGGTATActcaccaccactggggaccaacaAACTCCAACCACCTATTCCGCATGATAGGGTCCTTCGGCAGGGCATGCAAACCATAGTTGTTGGCTATGCTTCTTGCTGGACGCATGCATTGCATGGTCAATCCATATAGAAATTTTCAGTCTCAAATGGCCGTGATCCTTTGAACATGTTGGCTGGGGGCGATTAAACAACGGAGCCCCATTTAAAGAAGGGAAGCGAAGTGGGAGGAGTGGTGATTTGCATGTGGAGCTTGGCAAAACGGGGCATGATTTGTTGACATAATTATAATCCAAACCCACCCTTCAGTTCCaaactgactttatgaccaaaatgaccCTATTTAGACTTTGTAGTCTATTTTGACAATATAATAAATGTTCTGCCAATAGGCCATTTTCAAAAGGATTAGTTCATTTTTAGGAGCAGTTGCTTCTTTAACTTTGCGGCCAATGCTGTCTACTATATATCAATGATAAGAACAGGGTAGCCTACCTGTTTTGGTGGTTGTAGGTCGACCCAGCAGTCTGCGTTGGACATCATGCCCACATCAACCAGCTTGAACCTCATGACGCCCAGGTTGGTGTTCTGGGAGAAGTGGTCACAACTGTGAAGTGAGAGAGCCACTTCGCCCTCCACCTCATACCCCCCTGGCAGGGAGAACACCAGGCCTTCCTCCCAGCGGGTGTGGCTGGTCAGGCGTCGCAATGAAGTCTGGGCCTCCCTCTGTCCTGCTGCTAAGGTCAGGACTCCGGCCACATAGCCCTCACAGCCCGACCCCACACTCAAATGCTCCGctacagaggaagacagagagggaaggaaggcaacagagagagagggagcgaaccCTGAGAATAGCAGTCTATTGATGtagttttaattacatttttacatttgacatttttagtaatttagcagatgctaaattactcaaatccagagcgatttacagtttagtgcatccatcttaagatagctagatgGGATAACCACATATTAGATATTAGTGAGTAGTGTCTGTTCACAAAAGGCCTTCTTTAAGGGGGGAGGGGGTCAGGATGAAAAGGGGGTGCGAGGGGGGGGGTACtatgggattatttaagatactcttagAAGAGGATCGGGTTTCaaatgttttcagaagatgggcaaggactctgctgtcctagatttagggggaagctggttccacaattggggtgccaggacagagaagagttgGGCTGACCGGAAGCTGCCCTCCTATAAGGGAGGGAGGGCCAAGAGAACAGAGGTGGCAGAACGAAATGCC contains these protein-coding regions:
- the LOC109895519 gene encoding synaptotagmin-13 isoform X1; translated protein: MIFTTAAVLGATLGTASGILTLCGLSLICRSCKKGKSESGEDADPEKAKPSVLHSSEKFSVEKSTEPIQPRTLLKFPKIYKPKPSVTSSEVISYPDHASEKGGEPSPEGPSTEPDAGNQATDSSDTFTILRQDSKDKTPCARALTNGMTTSSSILHPKLHFSLTYYIDQNELHITVIEAEHLSVGSGCEGYVAGVLTLAAGQREAQTSLRRLTSHTRWEEGLVFSLPGGYEVEGEVALSLHSCDHFSQNTNLGVMRFKLVDVGMMSNADCWVDLQPPKQQDVQAAGELLLSISYLPAANRLGVVVMKARGLQSDKLKNSIDLSVKLALKHQTTKLRRKKKQTRRVKHKMNPVWNEMMMLEVPRELLSKSSLDLEVLNQAGPGEQESLGRCQLGLQASNTGLQHWQQMLDNPRKQIAMWHPLYD
- the LOC109895519 gene encoding synaptotagmin-13 isoform X2, with the translated sequence MIFTTAAVLGATLGTASGILTLCGLSLICRSCKKGKSESGEDADPEKAKPSVLHSSEKFSVEKSTEPIQPRTLLKFPKIYKPKPSVTSSEVISYPDHASEKGGEPSPEGPSTEPDAGNQATDSSDTFTILRQDSKDKTPCARALTNGMTTSSSILHPKLHFSLTYYIDQNELHITVIEAEHLSVGSGCEGYVAGVLTLAAGQREAQTSLRRLTSHTRWEEGLVFSLPGGYEVEGEVALSLHSCDHFSQNTNLGVMRFKLVDVGMMSNADCWVDLQPPKQDVQAAGELLLSISYLPAANRLGVVVMKARGLQSDKLKNSIDLSVKLALKHQTTKLRRKKKQTRRVKHKMNPVWNEMMMLEVPRELLSKSSLDLEVLNQAGPGEQESLGRCQLGLQASNTGLQHWQQMLDNPRKQIAMWHPLYD